The DNA region CGCGTGGACCTCGCCGACGAGGTCGAGCGTCACGGGGTCGGCCTCGTCCGCCCCGAAGGTGTCCTTCGCCCGGACCGCGTAGCCGTCCATCGACGCCCGGTCGAAACCGGGAACGTCGAGGTCGGCGTCGACCCGCTCGGCGAGGACGCGCCCGCCCGCCTCCGCCAGCGGTACCGCCTCGGGTTCGGGTTCGAGAGCTAGTGACGCGATGGCGGCGTGGGCGTCCTCGGGGTCGGCGAGGTCGCGGAACTCTTTCCTCTCGGTCACGCCGACCACTCCCAGTTCTCGACGGCGACAGTCGCACCCGCTTCGAGACCCTCGCGCTCCTCGGGGACGACGACCCAGCCGTCGGCGAGCGCGACACTCGACAGGATGCCGGACCCGCTGGCGCGCGTCGGCGTCGCTTCGAGACCTTCTTCTCCGGTCTCTGTCCGGACGCGGGCGAACGTTCGGACGCCGGGTTCGCTCGGCACTTTCCGCGTCAGCGTCGCCTCCCGCGTCGGCGGCGCGTCGTCGGGGAGGTGACCGGCGCGCTTGAGCGCCGGGCGGAGGAACTGCACGGCGTTGACGACGCACGCGACGGGGTAGCCGGGGAGCATCACGATCGGTGTCTCGTCGACTTCTCCGAGTGCGACTGGGTGACCGGGTTTCAGCGCGACGCCGTGGACGAACACCTCGCCGAGGTCGTCGACGACCTCGTACGTGAGGTCGCGTTCGCCGACCGACGACCCGCCGGTCGTCACCACCACGTCGTGGTCGCGGTTCGACTCGACGGCCTCGCGGAGCGCGTCCTCGTCGTCGGTCACGACGTCCCGATAGCTCGCGTCGCCGCCCCAGCGCTCGACGAGTTTCGAGACCGTGAGACCGTTGGTCTCGACGACCTCGCCGGGGTCGGGGTCTCGCTGGACGACCTCCTCGCCCGTCGGAATCACGGCGACGCGGGGCCGTTCGTACGTTTCGACCTCGTGGACGCCGACCGACTTCAAGAGGCCGAGGTCAGAGGGTCGAAGGCGGTGGCCGGGGTCGTACAGCGACTGGCCCTCGGCTACGTCCTCGTCGGCGTCGCCGACGTTCTCGCCCTCGGCGAGCGCATCGAACACTTCCACCTCGTCGCCTACCTGTTCGGTGTATTCGACCATCACGACGGCGTCGGCGCCGTCGGGCAGTTCGCTGCCGGTGTGAACGCGGACCGCTTCGCCGGGGGGTACCGATGCTGGGTCGTCTTCGCCCCCCGCGTCCCCCGCGGCGAGTCGGAGCACCGAGGGCGAGCGCCCCGACGCCCCGAAGGTGTCCTCGGCGCGGACCGCGTAGCCGTCCATCGCCGCGCGGTCGTAGCCGGGCACGTCCCGGGCGGCGGTGACCGTCTCGGCGAGCGCCCGGCCGTCGGCGTCGACGAGCGCGAGGCGTTCGGTTCGGTCGTGCGGCGTGACCGCCGCGAGGAGTCGGTCGCGGGCGTCGGCGACGCGCGTCCGGTGTTTGAATCCGGCGCGTCGCAGGTCGTCGTGGCTCATACGCCTCGTTGTAACCGGGGGGACAAAAACGTCTACCCGGCGGCGGTCGGCGGTGCCGAGAGAGGCGGGGGACCCCGCGGCGGCGACGGTGGCGCGTCGTCGGCCGCGTGCGTCGTTTCCCGACCGCCGGGTTTTTCGACCCCCAACCCGTAGCTACGCCCATGTCAGCGCTGCGCGACGCGTTGCGGGACCTGCCCAAAGCGGTGTTCGCCGACCTGTTGGAGAGCGACGACGCGTACCTGCTCGTCGTGGACCTACCCGGCGTGACCGCCGAGACGGCTGACGTGCGATTCGAGGACGGTCGCATCGTCATCGAAGCCCGCCGCGAGAAGAGTCTCCCCTCGGAGTTCCGCTACCTCCGCGAGGACCGCTCCCTGTTCTTGGACGCGGAACTGCCGCTGCCGCCGGACGCCTCCGGTGACGGCGCGGAGGCGTCGATGGAACGCGGCGTCCTCGAACTCCACCTCCCCAAGCGGACGGCCGCCGCCGAGCGGACGATTCCGATAACGGACGACTCCTCGGAGTAGGTGGTTACTCTGGTCACTCCGCGGGCCTACTGGCGGTTCCTCGTCGTCTTCCGCCGATTCCTCCCGCTCATCGTCGCCTATACCCGAGACCGGAATCGGTTCCTCCTGTTCGGTCGCTCGCGACAGGTCACCACCGAGATGCAGGTCGAGCGGGCGGGGGTGTTGCTCGACACGCTGTTGACGCTCGGACCGACGTTCATCAAACTCGGCCAACTGCTGTCGACGCGCCCGGACATCCTCCCCCCGGCGTACATCGACGTGCTGTCGAGCCTCCAGGACGACGTGCCGCCCGCCCCGTGGGAGGAATCGCGCGTCGTCCTCGAAGACGAACTCGGCCCGGTCGACGAGGCGTTCGACGCGTTCGACCGCGACTCCATCAGCGGCGCGAGTCTCGGGCAGGTGTACCTCGCCGAGTACGAGGGCGAGCGTGTCGCCGTCAAGATACGCCGGCCGGGCATCGAAGACCTGGTCGAGGCCGACCTGCGGGTGATCAAGTGGTCGATTCCGCTTCTCTCGCGATTCGTCGGCGAGGGCCAGGCGTTCTCGCTCGACAGTCTCGCCGACGAGTTCGCGAAGACGATACGCGAGGAGATGGACTACAGCCGCGAGCGCGACATGCTCGTCCGGATTCGCTCGAACTTCGAGGGAAATTCCGACATCGTCATCCCGCGGCCGATAGACGACGTCTCCGGCCCGCGCGTGCTCACGATGGAGTACGAACCGGGCGTGAAGATAAGCGACGTCGAGACGCTCGACGAGATGGGTATCGACCGCCACGAGTTGGCGGTGACGCTCCAGGAGGTGTACCTCCAGATGATAATCGAAGACGGCGTCTTCCACGCCGACCCCCACCCGGGGAACCTCGCCGTCGACGACGGCGGCACGATCATCTTCTACGACTTCGGGATGAGTGGCACCGTCGACCCCTACATCCAGGACAAGATCGTCGAGTTCTACGTCGCCGTCGCCAACCAGAACATCGACGCCATCCTCGACTCGCTCGTC from Haloprofundus halobius includes:
- the glp gene encoding gephyrin-like molybdotransferase Glp gives rise to the protein MSHDDLRRAGFKHRTRVADARDRLLAAVTPHDRTERLALVDADGRALAETVTAARDVPGYDRAAMDGYAVRAEDTFGASGRSPSVLRLAAGDAGGEDDPASVPPGEAVRVHTGSELPDGADAVVMVEYTEQVGDEVEVFDALAEGENVGDADEDVAEGQSLYDPGHRLRPSDLGLLKSVGVHEVETYERPRVAVIPTGEEVVQRDPDPGEVVETNGLTVSKLVERWGGDASYRDVVTDDEDALREAVESNRDHDVVVTTGGSSVGERDLTYEVVDDLGEVFVHGVALKPGHPVALGEVDETPIVMLPGYPVACVVNAVQFLRPALKRAGHLPDDAPPTREATLTRKVPSEPGVRTFARVRTETGEEGLEATPTRASGSGILSSVALADGWVVVPEEREGLEAGATVAVENWEWSA
- a CDS encoding Hsp20/alpha crystallin family protein, with amino-acid sequence MSALRDALRDLPKAVFADLLESDDAYLLVVDLPGVTAETADVRFEDGRIVIEARREKSLPSEFRYLREDRSLFLDAELPLPPDASGDGAEASMERGVLELHLPKRTAAAERTIPITDDSSE
- a CDS encoding ABC1 kinase family protein, whose protein sequence is MVTLVTPRAYWRFLVVFRRFLPLIVAYTRDRNRFLLFGRSRQVTTEMQVERAGVLLDTLLTLGPTFIKLGQLLSTRPDILPPAYIDVLSSLQDDVPPAPWEESRVVLEDELGPVDEAFDAFDRDSISGASLGQVYLAEYEGERVAVKIRRPGIEDLVEADLRVIKWSIPLLSRFVGEGQAFSLDSLADEFAKTIREEMDYSRERDMLVRIRSNFEGNSDIVIPRPIDDVSGPRVLTMEYEPGVKISDVETLDEMGIDRHELAVTLQEVYLQMIIEDGVFHADPHPGNLAVDDGGTIIFYDFGMSGTVDPYIQDKIVEFYVAVANQNIDAILDSLVEMGTLSPEADREVMANVMELAIADVRGEDIEQYRVQQVVQQVEDTIYEFPLRLPQNMALVLRVATVVEGVCVTLDPDFDFIEVATNYLSESGYREETAKQFVEDAGRQLQQTTEALVTVPPKLDRTLDQLERENLTVNVRIEDKNDVFDRLSRRIAYSLLFSVGLLSASILYSFGNDWRFAAAAIGITLPIGFLLYRSLRKRRKGIRARPQFTRQSMRERRGD